Proteins encoded together in one Prevotella scopos JCM 17725 window:
- a CDS encoding glycerol acyltransferase, whose product MSTEIDKTIDIDKILKDKMGAKAKFVPSFTIKWLKKILHEDEVNQFLWDSRGLSGTEWLTECVHYLDMTLQIEGLENLPDKNDGKLYTFVSNHPLGGQDGVALGSIIGKHYDGRFRYLVNDLLLNLPGLKPVSIGINKTGKQCRDFPRMVEAGFKSDNHILMFPAGLNSRKINGEIHDLEWKKTFITKSVEYQRDVVPIFFGGRNSARFYRIAHFSDKYVKKVNIAMLFLVDEMYKNVGKTFRVAIGKPIPWQTFDKSRTSMEWAKYVEDIVYEL is encoded by the coding sequence ATGAGCACAGAAATAGATAAGACAATAGACATTGACAAGATTCTTAAGGATAAGATGGGGGCGAAGGCTAAATTCGTTCCTTCTTTTACTATCAAGTGGCTTAAGAAGATACTTCATGAGGATGAAGTAAATCAGTTTCTTTGGGATAGTCGAGGATTGTCAGGAACAGAATGGCTTACGGAGTGTGTGCATTATTTGGACATGACCCTGCAGATTGAGGGACTTGAGAATCTCCCTGATAAAAATGATGGCAAACTCTATACATTTGTCTCCAATCATCCTCTTGGTGGACAAGATGGTGTAGCATTGGGATCTATTATTGGAAAACATTATGATGGTAGGTTTCGCTATTTGGTTAATGACTTGTTGCTCAATCTTCCTGGCTTAAAACCAGTGAGCATTGGTATAAATAAAACAGGAAAACAGTGCCGCGATTTCCCTCGAATGGTTGAGGCTGGATTTAAAAGTGACAATCACATACTTATGTTTCCAGCAGGATTGAACAGTCGGAAAATCAATGGAGAGATTCATGACTTAGAATGGAAGAAGACGTTTATCACAAAGAGCGTAGAATATCAACGTGATGTCGTGCCTATTTTCTTTGGCGGCCGAAATTCAGCTCGTTTCTATCGTATTGCTCATTTTAGTGATAAGTATGTTAAGAAAGTGAATATAGCCATGCTCTTCCTTGTCGATGAAATGTACAAAAATGTTGGGAAAACATTTCGTGTCGCAATAGGTAAACCTATTCCTTGGCAGACGTTTGATAAGAGTCGCACATCGATGGAATGGGCAAAATATGTTGAAGATATTGTTTATGAACTATAG
- a CDS encoding GNAT family N-acetyltransferase has protein sequence MEEEIIQPISKELLKNELTPERMLRMTNKSHNEIYVVTAKTAPNVMKEIGRLREIAFRSAGGGTGKSMDIDQFDTMENCCRQLIVWNPEAEEIIGGYRYIFGSEWEIDKNGQPMVATSHMFHFSEKFMKEYAPYTVELGRSFVSLEYQNVRKNSKSIFALDNLWDGLGALTVLYPECKYFFGKMTMYPSYIRRGRDMILYFLKKYFDDKDNLIIPIKPLKIDTPIAELDALFQGRGFKEDYKILNHEVRKLGYNIPPLVNAYMNLSPTMKLFGTAINYGFGDVEETGILIAVDEIFEEKRIRHIESFVDENPEALKFTSGANNVIYKEKEEK, from the coding sequence ATGGAAGAAGAAATCATCCAACCCATAAGCAAGGAACTTCTCAAGAACGAGTTGACTCCTGAACGGATGCTTCGTATGACAAACAAGAGTCACAATGAAATTTATGTTGTGACTGCTAAGACTGCTCCTAATGTGATGAAGGAGATTGGTCGGCTACGTGAAATTGCATTCCGTTCTGCTGGGGGCGGTACGGGCAAATCGATGGATATCGATCAGTTCGACACGATGGAGAATTGTTGTAGGCAGTTGATTGTCTGGAACCCAGAAGCTGAGGAGATTATCGGTGGCTATCGTTATATCTTTGGTAGCGAGTGGGAAATAGATAAGAACGGACAGCCAATGGTTGCAACGAGTCATATGTTCCATTTCTCTGAAAAGTTTATGAAGGAGTACGCTCCTTATACTGTTGAGCTGGGTCGTTCATTTGTGTCATTAGAATATCAGAACGTACGTAAGAATTCTAAGAGTATTTTTGCACTTGATAATCTATGGGATGGATTGGGAGCATTAACGGTACTCTATCCTGAATGTAAATATTTCTTTGGTAAGATGACAATGTATCCATCTTATATTCGTCGTGGAAGGGATATGATTCTTTACTTCTTAAAGAAATATTTCGATGATAAGGATAACCTGATTATCCCGATTAAACCGTTAAAAATAGATACTCCAATCGCTGAATTAGATGCACTTTTTCAAGGTCGTGGATTTAAAGAAGATTATAAGATCCTCAATCATGAGGTCCGTAAGTTGGGATATAACATTCCACCTTTGGTTAATGCCTACATGAATCTTTCTCCAACGATGAAACTCTTTGGTACAGCCATAAACTATGGTTTTGGAGATGTGGAAGAAACAGGAATCCTTATCGCTGTTGATGAAATCTTTGAAGAGAAGCGTATTCGCCATATTGAAAGCTTTGTAGATGAAAACCCTGAGGCGCTGAAGTTTACCAGTGGCGCTAACAATGTTATCTACAAAGAAAAAGAAGAGAAATAA
- a CDS encoding glutamine synthetase III — MVNLRFGAIEEAYKKRPLEVKTPTERPEQFYGKYVFNRTMMYKYLPVDVYQKLIDVIDNGSRLDRSIADAVAQGMKKWAEEHGATHYTHWFQPLTEGTAEKHDAFIEHDGKGGMIEEFSGKLLVQQEPDASSFPNGGIRNTFEARGYSAWDPTSPVFIIEDTLCIPTIFISYTGESLDYKAPLLKSLHAVNVAATKVCQYFYQDVKQVHTNLGWEQEYFLVDENLYFARPDLMLTGRTLMGHDSAKNQQMDDHYFGTIPERVQAFMKDLEIQALELGIPCKTRHNEVAPGQFELAPIFEECNLAVDHNMLLMSLMKKVAHKHSFRVLLHEKPFNGVNGSGKHNNWSLTTDNGILLHAAGKTFNDNLRFVVFIVETLMAVYKHNGLLKASVMSATNDHRLGGNEAPPAIISSFLGKQISDLLEHIEKSDKENIFSLRGKTGLQMDIPEIPELLIDNTDRNRTSPFAFTGNRFEFRAVGSGANCASAMIVLNTTVAEALQNFSERVDALVAKGEELPSAIIDIIREDIKTSKPIHFDGNGYAESWKKEALRRGLDCESNCPKCFDRYLDEDSIKMFESMNVMNRNELEARNEVKWETYTKKIQIEARVMGDLTMNHIIPVATHYQSQLAKNVQNMVNIFGDVEGKKLSERNIKIIREIAERTNIIETEVEELVNARKQANKTESQRDRAIAYHDTIVPKMEEIRYHIDKLELVVSDELWTLPKYRELLFIR; from the coding sequence ATGGTAAATTTAAGATTTGGCGCTATTGAGGAAGCATACAAGAAACGCCCCTTAGAAGTCAAGACACCTACAGAACGCCCAGAACAGTTCTATGGTAAATACGTCTTTAATCGCACAATGATGTACAAGTATCTCCCCGTTGATGTGTACCAAAAGCTGATAGACGTAATTGACAACGGTTCACGATTAGACCGCTCCATCGCTGATGCAGTAGCGCAAGGCATGAAGAAATGGGCAGAAGAACATGGTGCGACACACTACACTCACTGGTTCCAACCATTAACAGAAGGAACTGCCGAGAAACATGATGCCTTTATCGAGCATGATGGTAAAGGGGGAATGATTGAAGAGTTCTCTGGAAAACTACTCGTTCAGCAGGAACCTGACGCCAGTTCCTTTCCAAATGGAGGAATCCGAAATACTTTTGAAGCACGCGGCTATTCAGCTTGGGATCCAACTAGTCCTGTATTCATCATCGAAGACACACTTTGTATTCCTACAATTTTTATATCTTATACTGGAGAATCACTTGATTACAAAGCACCACTATTAAAATCACTCCATGCTGTGAATGTCGCAGCAACTAAGGTTTGCCAATACTTTTATCAAGACGTAAAGCAGGTTCACACGAACCTTGGATGGGAACAAGAATACTTCCTTGTAGATGAGAATTTATACTTTGCCCGCCCAGATCTTATGCTTACAGGTCGTACACTGATGGGACATGACTCTGCAAAGAACCAACAAATGGATGACCATTACTTCGGTACAATCCCAGAGCGTGTACAAGCTTTCATGAAGGATCTTGAGATTCAAGCACTCGAATTGGGTATTCCTTGCAAGACACGTCACAATGAGGTTGCCCCTGGTCAGTTTGAGCTGGCTCCTATCTTTGAGGAATGCAACCTTGCAGTAGATCATAACATGCTACTGATGTCACTCATGAAGAAAGTTGCTCACAAACATAGCTTTCGTGTTCTCTTACATGAGAAACCTTTTAATGGAGTCAATGGTTCTGGCAAGCATAACAACTGGAGTCTTACCACCGACAACGGAATTCTCCTTCACGCTGCAGGAAAGACTTTCAACGACAACCTTCGTTTCGTCGTCTTCATCGTTGAGACATTGATGGCTGTTTACAAGCATAATGGACTCCTGAAAGCATCCGTGATGAGCGCAACTAATGACCATCGCCTTGGAGGGAACGAGGCACCACCTGCAATCATCTCTTCTTTCCTAGGAAAACAAATTAGTGACTTACTTGAACATATAGAGAAGTCAGATAAAGAAAACATCTTCAGTCTGAGGGGTAAAACTGGCTTACAGATGGATATCCCAGAAATTCCAGAGTTATTGATTGACAACACTGACCGTAACCGAACATCGCCTTTTGCCTTTACAGGAAACCGCTTTGAATTCCGTGCCGTCGGTTCTGGAGCTAACTGTGCATCAGCCATGATCGTACTCAACACCACAGTAGCAGAAGCCCTACAGAACTTCAGTGAACGAGTTGACGCTTTGGTTGCAAAAGGTGAAGAACTACCATCTGCCATCATCGACATCATTCGTGAAGATATCAAGACAAGTAAGCCAATTCACTTCGATGGAAATGGATATGCTGAGAGTTGGAAGAAAGAGGCTCTGCGACGTGGACTCGACTGCGAATCAAACTGTCCTAAATGTTTTGACCGATATCTTGACGAAGATTCAATCAAGATGTTTGAATCGATGAATGTGATGAATCGTAATGAGCTGGAAGCACGTAACGAGGTAAAATGGGAAACCTATACGAAGAAGATACAAATTGAAGCACGTGTAATGGGTGACCTAACGATGAATCATATCATCCCTGTAGCTACCCACTATCAGAGTCAGCTTGCGAAGAACGTGCAGAACATGGTTAACATCTTTGGAGATGTGGAAGGCAAGAAACTCAGCGAACGAAACATCAAGATCATACGTGAGATTGCTGAACGTACGAATATCATTGAGACAGAAGTTGAAGAACTTGTCAATGCTCGTAAGCAGGCTAACAAGACTGAGAGTCAACGTGACAGAGCGATTGCTTATCATGACACAATAGTTCCGAAGATGGAAGAGATACGCTATCACATAGACAAACTAGAGCTAGTTGTCAGCGATGAGTTGTGGACACTCCCTAAGTATAGAGAACTACTCTTCATCAGATAA
- a CDS encoding helix-turn-helix domain-containing protein: MIIEIVRQQLQYKQQLIDEDGEMRGIAQRNTMYFGVGALLVMMTIGQLVPSQTFHVILKLGMIIAVITITRFYLKLHQQLRILEFKSYKKGKSIKEKIDHWLNQDPFPLSDTELTMEKTAASIGIPTIALSYYIYEFAGKTFLSWQSECRMLHCKKLLSNHDKNISEIAYECGYSDLAAMSKAFKRRFGVAPTIYRKRLKADENLPK; the protein is encoded by the coding sequence ATGATTATAGAAATTGTAAGGCAACAGCTTCAATATAAGCAGCAACTTATTGATGAAGATGGTGAAATGAGGGGTATAGCTCAACGTAACACGATGTATTTCGGAGTAGGAGCGCTTCTGGTGATGATGACAATCGGACAACTTGTTCCATCTCAAACATTCCACGTCATACTTAAGTTAGGCATGATTATTGCTGTTATCACTATCACACGTTTCTACTTAAAACTACACCAGCAGCTTAGAATCTTAGAGTTCAAGAGCTATAAAAAAGGTAAGAGTATAAAAGAGAAAATAGATCATTGGTTAAATCAAGATCCTTTCCCATTGTCAGACACAGAACTTACAATGGAAAAGACGGCAGCTTCTATTGGAATTCCAACCATAGCCCTCTCCTATTATATTTATGAGTTTGCAGGCAAAACATTCCTTTCATGGCAAAGCGAATGCCGTATGCTTCATTGTAAAAAACTTCTCAGCAATCACGATAAAAACATATCCGAGATTGCATACGAATGTGGCTATAGTGACCTTGCGGCAATGAGTAAAGCCTTTAAAAGAAGGTTTGGAGTAGCTCCTACTATTTATAGAAAGAGATTAAAAGCAGATGAAAATCTTCCAAAGTAG
- a CDS encoding helix-turn-helix domain-containing protein: MEKNQELRNAWDFVEHTGISIFLTGKAGTGKTTFLRTLKERSNKRNIIVAPTGVAAINAGGMTIHSFFQLPLSPFVPNSNIKNRFDYSKEKRKIMRTLDLLIIDEISMVRADVLDAIDSVLRRFREPNKPFGGVQLLMIGDLQQLTPVVTPEEEELLKHYYETPYFFGSKALCSISYVTIELTHVYRQQDDTFISLLNNIREGKTTATDLQRLNERYNPAFQPKNGSDYIRLTTHNRMAESYNEEQLRNLPTKAYTFSAETDGNFPEYNYPTDFNLTLKVGAQVMFIRNDNNGRYYNGRIGHITHVDNKKIAVLCPGDEEEFEVEIETWENTKYTLNEKTKQIEAEVQGSFKQYPLRLAWAITIHKSQGLTFEHAIIDAQASFASGQVYVALSRCKTLGGLVLASPIGNAAIINDNKVNEYIANQTVEAERSIAILPTLKKEYYRQLLIELFNFNELKMYETALFKVLSEFFYKYTKINALHKMTLTDLDARIIDVSMKWENLIRKMTTEELHEEDFKERIKKGALYFHSQLTELFSHLLELTKEPQTNNKVGAKRFDNAYTELKQTYHAKHELLDTIMKEGFSITTYLTAKQEAILNSISDGSERKKRKQKENKIKTNEQTFTLFKAGKSIDEIAKERGFTRGTILRHLFPYIQQGDIQLNELIEEKKINLIKRIIKAVGKEEGMKPIKELCPSDITYDDINLVMKSTMT; this comes from the coding sequence ATGGAGAAAAACCAAGAATTACGCAATGCGTGGGACTTTGTTGAACACACCGGAATAAGTATTTTCCTTACAGGAAAGGCTGGTACAGGTAAGACCACTTTCCTCCGAACACTCAAAGAACGCAGTAATAAGCGAAACATTATTGTTGCACCTACTGGAGTAGCTGCCATCAATGCAGGTGGCATGACCATTCATTCGTTTTTTCAGTTACCACTCTCTCCGTTCGTACCAAATTCTAATATTAAAAATAGATTCGATTATAGCAAGGAGAAACGGAAGATTATGCGTACACTCGACTTGCTTATCATCGATGAAATCAGTATGGTACGTGCCGATGTCTTAGATGCCATCGACTCTGTTCTACGCCGTTTTCGTGAACCAAACAAGCCCTTTGGCGGTGTGCAACTCCTGATGATTGGTGACTTACAACAACTTACACCCGTTGTTACACCCGAGGAAGAGGAACTCTTAAAACACTATTACGAGACACCCTATTTCTTCGGCTCAAAGGCTTTGTGCAGTATCAGCTATGTGACGATTGAATTAACACATGTCTATCGCCAGCAAGATGATACGTTCATCTCCTTGCTTAATAACATACGAGAAGGAAAGACGACAGCAACAGACCTTCAACGACTCAATGAACGGTATAACCCTGCCTTTCAACCAAAAAATGGGAGCGATTACATACGATTGACAACGCACAACAGGATGGCAGAGAGTTATAATGAAGAACAACTCCGAAACCTTCCCACAAAAGCCTATACTTTCAGTGCTGAAACAGATGGTAATTTCCCAGAATATAACTACCCGACTGACTTCAACCTCACACTGAAAGTGGGAGCGCAGGTAATGTTCATCCGCAATGATAACAACGGACGGTATTATAACGGACGTATCGGACACATTACGCATGTTGATAACAAAAAGATAGCTGTCCTTTGCCCAGGTGACGAAGAAGAGTTCGAAGTTGAAATTGAGACTTGGGAAAACACCAAATACACCCTGAACGAAAAAACAAAACAAATTGAAGCAGAGGTACAAGGTTCCTTCAAGCAATACCCTCTACGACTGGCGTGGGCTATAACGATACATAAAAGTCAGGGGCTAACCTTCGAGCATGCTATCATAGATGCACAAGCATCCTTCGCCTCAGGACAAGTGTATGTTGCCTTAAGCCGATGCAAAACCTTAGGAGGTCTTGTTTTGGCTTCGCCCATTGGCAACGCTGCCATCATCAATGACAACAAGGTTAATGAATATATAGCCAACCAAACAGTAGAGGCTGAAAGGAGTATTGCGATCTTACCTACTCTAAAAAAAGAGTACTATCGTCAGTTACTCATCGAACTTTTTAACTTTAACGAATTAAAGATGTACGAAACAGCACTTTTCAAAGTGTTGTCTGAATTCTTCTACAAATATACTAAGATTAATGCGCTTCATAAGATGACACTTACTGACTTAGACGCACGCATCATTGATGTATCGATGAAATGGGAGAATCTTATCAGGAAGATGACCACCGAGGAGCTTCACGAAGAAGATTTCAAGGAAAGAATTAAGAAAGGGGCCCTATATTTCCATAGTCAGCTGACCGAACTATTCAGCCACCTGCTTGAGCTAACAAAAGAGCCTCAAACGAACAATAAGGTTGGTGCAAAACGTTTTGACAACGCTTATACAGAGCTTAAACAGACTTATCATGCAAAGCATGAATTATTGGACACCATCATGAAAGAAGGTTTCTCAATCACAACTTATCTCACAGCAAAACAGGAGGCTATTCTCAATAGTATTTCTGATGGAAGTGAAAGGAAGAAAAGAAAACAGAAAGAAAACAAGATAAAAACAAATGAACAAACCTTTACCCTTTTCAAAGCAGGAAAGAGCATTGATGAAATTGCAAAAGAACGAGGGTTTACACGAGGCACAATCCTGAGACATCTCTTCCCTTATATCCAACAAGGAGACATCCAACTTAATGAACTAATTGAAGAAAAGAAAATCAATCTCATCAAACGCATTATTAAAGCTGTAGGAAAGGAAGAAGGTATGAAACCTATAAAAGAGTTGTGTCCTTCCGACATAACTTATGATGACATAAACTTAGTAATGAAATCAACTATGACATAA
- a CDS encoding TIGR02757 family protein translates to MPKVPRTSDTIKKTKSINCKSLNKTKKPHQPLSPSNEEKGVVRSLCNKTEVKALRRKLLTLANKYENSSFLNSDPSWFMHQVLGKRNQETIAFIASCLSYGSRRVFIPRIQYLLDCSRSEPYEWIRSGRFALDIPDNDQCFYRLYTNSMLRALLHALQTMYETYGDLENYIRYYANINKDNPQTDAITAIEAICEFFLKHDAIGIVPKNTTSSCKRICMFLRWMVRTDSSVDLGIWSDFIHQRSLIIPLDTHVIQQSLQLGLISSKTASMSVARKLTDKLLEIFPDDPLKADFALFGYGVSH, encoded by the coding sequence ATGCCTAAAGTTCCAAGAACAAGCGATACGATAAAAAAGACAAAAAGCATTAACTGCAAAAGTCTTAACAAAACAAAGAAGCCTCACCAACCACTTTCTCCTTCGAATGAAGAGAAAGGGGTAGTGAGGTCGCTTTGTAACAAGACAGAAGTGAAAGCTCTACGAAGAAAGCTCCTTACCCTTGCAAACAAATATGAAAACTCTTCGTTTCTCAATAGTGATCCTTCATGGTTCATGCACCAAGTTCTCGGGAAAAGAAATCAAGAGACTATCGCTTTTATAGCTTCTTGTTTAAGCTATGGTTCACGGCGAGTATTCATACCACGCATACAATATCTTCTAGACTGTTCTCGTAGTGAACCTTACGAATGGATTAGATCAGGAAGATTTGCATTGGATATACCTGATAATGACCAATGCTTTTATCGTCTTTATACCAATTCAATGCTACGCGCCCTTCTCCATGCACTACAAACCATGTATGAAACTTACGGAGATTTAGAAAACTACATTCGTTACTATGCTAATATAAATAAAGACAATCCACAAACAGATGCAATCACTGCTATTGAAGCTATTTGCGAGTTCTTCTTAAAACACGATGCAATAGGGATTGTACCGAAGAACACAACCTCGAGCTGCAAACGTATCTGTATGTTTCTACGATGGATGGTTCGTACCGACTCATCAGTTGATCTTGGTATATGGTCAGACTTCATCCACCAACGCTCACTCATCATACCACTTGACACCCACGTCATACAACAATCTCTACAATTAGGCCTTATCTCAAGTAAGACAGCTTCCATGTCGGTGGCACGAAAGCTTACGGATAAACTCCTGGAGATTTTTCCGGACGACCCTTTAAAAGCCGACTTTGCACTCTTTGGGTATGGAGTAAGTCATTAA